From Silvimonas iriomotensis, a single genomic window includes:
- the nudC gene encoding NAD(+) diphosphatase produces MNFCRDCAYDESMPLSSFVPAFASRCADDQARCYAFVGEELLLDDSRGLPRAQVLIEQLGSPELDYLIGHRAGEPCRLLFWPQTTQAPSGWVNHNLRAIYGHMDEADFWIATRAKQMATWDREHRFCGVCGTKTEVAAHEPARVCPACGYRHYPRVSPAIMVLIRDGDRLLLARSPHFKPGMYSALAGFVEAGESCEDTIHREVMEEVGLRVKNLQWFDSQSWPFPHSLMLAFTADYDGGEIVCQPDEIEDAQWFTLDRLPDLPMRASIARRLIEATVARMQADAAIDQ; encoded by the coding sequence ATGAACTTTTGTCGTGACTGCGCGTATGATGAATCCATGCCGCTCTCCAGCTTTGTTCCCGCTTTTGCCTCTCGTTGCGCCGATGATCAGGCGCGTTGCTACGCCTTTGTGGGTGAAGAGTTGCTGCTGGATGACAGCCGCGGCCTGCCGCGCGCGCAAGTCCTGATCGAACAGCTTGGCTCGCCAGAGCTTGATTACCTGATTGGCCACCGCGCGGGCGAGCCCTGCCGCCTGCTGTTCTGGCCGCAGACCACTCAGGCGCCTTCCGGCTGGGTGAACCACAATCTGCGGGCCATTTACGGCCATATGGATGAGGCTGATTTCTGGATTGCCACGCGCGCCAAACAAATGGCGACCTGGGATCGGGAGCATCGGTTTTGCGGCGTTTGCGGCACAAAGACCGAGGTCGCGGCGCATGAACCGGCGCGGGTCTGTCCGGCTTGTGGCTATCGTCATTACCCGCGGGTATCGCCGGCCATCATGGTGCTGATCCGCGATGGCGACCGGCTGCTGCTGGCGCGCTCGCCCCACTTCAAACCGGGTATGTACAGCGCGCTGGCCGGGTTTGTCGAGGCCGGCGAATCGTGCGAGGACACCATCCACCGCGAGGTCATGGAAGAAGTCGGCCTGCGCGTGAAGAACCTGCAATGGTTCGACAGCCAGAGCTGGCCGTTTCCGCACTCGCTGATGCTGGCGTTCACCGCAGATTACGACGGCGGCGAGATCGTCTGCCAGCCTGATGAGATTGAAGACGCGCAATGGTTCACGCTTGATCGCCTGCCCGACTTGCCCATGCGCGCCAGCATTGCGCGGCGCCTGATTGAAGCCACCGTCGCGCGCATGCAGGCCGATGCGGCCATCGATCAGTGA
- a CDS encoding glutathione S-transferase family protein encodes MYTVHGVAQSGNCYKVKLALSQLDKPFTWNEVDMMNGATHSAAFLAMNPAGQVPVLQISAASFLPESNAILYYLAQGSDLFPQDRLEQAQVMQWLFFEQYKHEPNLAVARFIVLFAGRPAEREAQLQQKIKASAEVLAVMEQHLSTRRFFVGERYSIADIALYAYTHKAHEGLIDLAPFPAVRGWLERVASQPGYVEMG; translated from the coding sequence ATGTACACGGTTCATGGCGTTGCCCAGTCCGGCAACTGTTACAAGGTCAAACTCGCCCTCAGCCAGCTGGATAAACCGTTCACCTGGAACGAGGTGGACATGATGAATGGCGCCACGCACAGCGCGGCATTCCTGGCCATGAACCCTGCCGGACAAGTGCCGGTGTTGCAGATCTCTGCCGCTTCTTTCCTGCCTGAATCCAACGCCATCCTGTATTACCTGGCCCAGGGCTCTGACCTGTTCCCGCAAGACCGGCTGGAACAGGCGCAGGTGATGCAGTGGCTTTTCTTTGAACAATACAAACACGAGCCCAACCTCGCCGTCGCCCGCTTTATTGTGCTGTTCGCCGGCCGCCCGGCTGAGCGGGAAGCCCAGTTGCAGCAGAAGATCAAAGCCAGTGCCGAAGTGCTGGCGGTGATGGAACAGCACCTCTCGACCCGGCGTTTCTTTGTGGGTGAGCGGTATTCCATTGCGGATATCGCGTTGTATGCCTATACGCACAAGGCGCATGAAGGGTTGATTGATCTGGCGCCGTTTCCGGCGGTGCGGGGCTGGCTGGAGCGGGTGGCTAGTCAGCCGGGTTATGTGGAAATGGGGTGA
- a CDS encoding MalY/PatB family protein gives MFDFDTVINRRDSDSTKWRKYDEDVLPLWVADMDFASPPAIASALQERVAHGVFGYPDPQASLVQTLVMAMQRDYNWQIQPDWLVPLPGLVVGLNVACRATGSNDDPVLTATPVYPPFMSAPILSQRRLVRVPMLEAEGSDGTRWAWDIDQLVGSLGPGNNTLMLCHPHNPVGRVWRTEELLQLAAVAQRHDMVVVSDEIHCDLILDAGHKHVPFAALSPDAAQRSITLMAPSKTYNVPGLGCSFAIIPNPALRKKFTDVMRGIVPHVNIFGYVACEAAYRDGVPWRTALLDVLRRNRDLVMQQLDGYLGLRVTRPEATYLAWVDCRNTGIEDPAAFFEAAGVGLSNGVDFGLKGFVRLNFGCALSTLQDALHRMREALANRTS, from the coding sequence ATGTTTGATTTTGATACGGTCATCAACCGTCGCGACAGCGACAGTACCAAGTGGCGCAAGTATGACGAGGACGTCCTGCCCTTGTGGGTGGCGGATATGGATTTCGCCTCGCCGCCCGCCATTGCCAGTGCCCTGCAGGAACGCGTGGCGCACGGCGTGTTTGGCTATCCGGACCCGCAGGCCTCACTGGTACAAACTCTGGTCATGGCTATGCAGCGCGATTACAACTGGCAAATCCAGCCTGACTGGCTGGTGCCCTTGCCAGGCCTTGTGGTCGGCCTGAATGTGGCGTGCCGCGCCACTGGCAGCAATGATGATCCGGTGCTGACCGCCACCCCGGTTTATCCGCCCTTCATGAGCGCGCCGATCCTGTCGCAACGGCGGCTGGTACGCGTGCCCATGCTGGAAGCCGAAGGCAGCGACGGCACGCGCTGGGCCTGGGATATCGACCAGCTGGTGGGCAGCCTGGGGCCGGGCAACAACACGCTGATGCTGTGCCACCCGCACAACCCGGTCGGGCGCGTCTGGCGGACCGAAGAACTGTTGCAACTGGCGGCCGTGGCCCAGCGCCATGACATGGTCGTGGTCAGCGATGAAATCCACTGCGACCTGATTCTGGATGCCGGGCACAAACACGTGCCGTTTGCCGCGCTCAGCCCCGATGCCGCCCAGCGCAGCATTACGCTGATGGCGCCCTCCAAAACCTACAACGTGCCGGGGCTCGGGTGCTCGTTTGCCATCATTCCCAACCCGGCGCTGCGCAAGAAATTCACCGATGTCATGCGCGGGATCGTGCCGCACGTGAACATCTTCGGCTACGTGGCGTGTGAAGCCGCCTACCGCGATGGCGTACCCTGGCGCACGGCATTGCTGGATGTACTGCGCCGCAATCGTGATCTGGTCATGCAGCAACTGGATGGCTATCTGGGGCTGCGCGTCACCCGCCCGGAAGCCACGTATCTGGCGTGGGTGGACTGCCGCAACACCGGCATCGAAGACCCGGCCGCGTTCTTTGAAGCGGCGGGCGTGGGGTTGTCCAACGGGGTGGATTTTGGCCTGAAAGGCTTTGTGCGCCTGAACTTCGGTTGTGCGCTCAGCACCCTGCAAGACGCCCTGCACCGCATGCGTGAAGCGCTGGCCAACCGGACCAGTTAG
- a CDS encoding sulfite exporter TauE/SafE family protein, giving the protein MIDPSTIALLIPLSFVAGMIDAAVGGGGLIQVPGLFAILPNVAPATLMGTNKFASIMGTASATWRYARQVKLDWHILLPCAVAAFLGSYGGASMIQLLDKHWVRPLVIILLAVMLVYTWIKPDFGTEDAGRPLTRRDLYVGLVIGACIGFYDGFFGPGTGSFLIFLFVRFFHFDFLRASASAKVVNLATNLAALVSFIPVGAVIYGYAIPMAAANVAGAQVGSRMALKGGNTWIRRLFLTLAIVLLAKLIWDTLHA; this is encoded by the coding sequence ATGATCGACCCCAGCACCATCGCCTTGTTGATTCCGCTTTCTTTTGTCGCCGGCATGATTGATGCCGCTGTGGGCGGGGGTGGCCTGATTCAGGTGCCGGGGTTGTTTGCGATCTTGCCGAATGTGGCGCCAGCGACGCTGATGGGTACCAACAAGTTTGCCAGCATCATGGGTACGGCTTCGGCAACGTGGCGGTATGCGCGGCAGGTGAAGCTGGACTGGCATATTCTGCTGCCCTGTGCGGTGGCGGCGTTTCTGGGTTCTTATGGGGGCGCCAGCATGATCCAGTTGCTGGATAAACACTGGGTGCGGCCGCTGGTGATTATCTTGCTGGCCGTCATGCTGGTGTACACGTGGATCAAACCGGATTTCGGTACAGAAGATGCCGGCCGGCCGCTGACCCGGCGTGATCTGTATGTGGGGTTGGTGATCGGCGCGTGTATCGGGTTTTATGATGGCTTTTTCGGGCCGGGTACGGGGTCGTTCCTGATCTTTTTGTTTGTGCGCTTTTTCCACTTTGATTTTCTGCGCGCTTCGGCCTCGGCCAAGGTGGTGAACCTGGCTACCAACCTGGCGGCGCTGGTTTCTTTCATCCCGGTCGGCGCGGTGATCTATGGTTATGCCATACCCATGGCCGCCGCCAACGTGGCGGGCGCGCAGGTGGGCAGCCGCATGGCGCTCAAGGGCGGCAATACGTGGATACGCCGTCTGTTTCTGACCCTGGCCATTGTGCTGCTGGCCAAACTGATCTGGGATACCTTGCACGCATGA
- the msbA gene encoding lipid A export permease/ATP-binding protein MsbA, with the protein MSNRTTSRNLYFRILQQIKPYWGMVVMSMVGLAVSAGVDAALTRLLQPLVDRNLRADSLARQDAWILPAVILGMAVLRLVSNFSSDYASAWLSSRVMHDLRERMFGRFMQLPVKYFDKSSVGVLVSRVTYDVNQIMDAGVQVLTVLVRDSMLAVFLLGVMIYTDWKLTLLCVVLLPGVALSIRIVGKRQRKLSRATQSSMGEMTSILDESISGQRIVKVFGGGKYETNRFFTVNNRVRSLAVKRAATSSTNSGLIMFLIGITLAAIIYYASLRAQAGVLTAGSFVSFMVAMMALQTPIKNITKINESLHRGLAAAESVFAVLDEETEHDEGTQTLERARGELKVEDLQFRYNDDDRPALDHVSLTVAPGESVALVGSSGSGKTTLANLLPRFYDPTGGSIKLDGVKLSDYKLLDLRRQFAMVSQDVVLFNDTVAANIAYGDANPSRERVLAAAEAAFARDFVEAMPEGFDSILGENGVRLSGGQRQRLAIARAIYKDAPILILDEATSALDTESERKVQAALENLMKNRTTIVIAHRLSTIENVDRIIVMQHGKIIESGHHSELITKGGQYAHMHAAQFAGDDSSSAAKA; encoded by the coding sequence ATGAGCAACCGCACCACCAGCCGTAACCTCTATTTCCGCATCCTGCAACAGATCAAGCCCTACTGGGGCATGGTCGTGATGTCCATGGTGGGCCTTGCCGTTTCTGCCGGCGTTGATGCCGCACTGACGCGCTTGCTGCAACCACTGGTAGACCGCAACCTGCGCGCAGACTCGCTCGCCCGCCAGGACGCCTGGATCTTGCCTGCCGTCATTCTGGGCATGGCCGTGCTGCGGCTGGTCTCCAATTTCTCCAGCGATTACGCCAGCGCGTGGCTGTCCTCGCGTGTGATGCATGACCTGCGCGAACGCATGTTCGGCCGCTTCATGCAGTTGCCGGTCAAGTATTTCGACAAATCCTCCGTGGGCGTGCTGGTGTCGCGTGTGACGTATGACGTCAACCAGATCATGGATGCCGGCGTGCAAGTGCTCACGGTGCTGGTGCGTGATTCCATGCTGGCGGTGTTCCTGCTGGGCGTGATGATCTACACCGACTGGAAGCTCACGCTGTTGTGCGTGGTGCTGCTGCCCGGCGTAGCGTTGTCGATCCGTATTGTGGGCAAGCGCCAGCGCAAGCTCTCGCGCGCGACGCAGTCGTCCATGGGCGAGATGACCAGCATCCTGGATGAATCCATCTCTGGCCAGCGCATCGTCAAGGTGTTTGGCGGCGGCAAGTACGAGACCAACCGCTTTTTCACCGTGAACAACCGCGTGCGTTCGCTGGCGGTAAAACGTGCGGCGACGTCCAGTACCAACTCGGGCCTGATCATGTTCCTGATCGGGATCACGCTGGCCGCCATCATTTACTACGCCAGCCTGCGCGCGCAGGCCGGGGTGCTCACGGCGGGTTCGTTTGTGTCGTTCATGGTGGCCATGATGGCGCTGCAAACCCCCATCAAGAACATCACCAAGATCAACGAAAGCCTGCACCGTGGCCTGGCTGCGGCAGAGTCTGTGTTTGCGGTGCTGGATGAAGAAACCGAACACGATGAAGGCACGCAAACGCTGGAGCGCGCCCGTGGCGAATTGAAGGTGGAAGACCTGCAGTTCCGCTACAACGACGACGACCGTCCGGCGCTGGATCACGTGTCGCTGACGGTGGCGCCGGGTGAATCGGTGGCGCTGGTGGGGAGCTCCGGCAGTGGCAAGACCACGCTGGCCAATCTGCTGCCGCGTTTTTACGATCCCACGGGCGGCAGCATCAAGCTTGATGGCGTGAAGTTGTCTGATTACAAGCTGCTGGACCTGCGCCGGCAGTTCGCCATGGTCAGCCAGGATGTCGTGCTGTTCAACGACACCGTCGCGGCCAATATTGCCTACGGCGATGCCAACCCCTCGCGGGAGCGGGTGCTGGCGGCTGCAGAAGCGGCCTTTGCGCGGGATTTCGTCGAAGCCATGCCCGAAGGGTTTGATAGCATTCTGGGCGAAAACGGCGTGCGGCTGTCTGGCGGTCAGCGCCAGCGCCTGGCCATTGCCCGCGCCATCTACAAAGATGCGCCGATCCTGATTCTGGATGAAGCCACCAGCGCGCTGGATACCGAATCCGAACGCAAGGTGCAGGCTGCGCTGGAAAACCTGATGAAAAACCGCACCACCATTGTGATTGCGCACCGCTTGTCCACCATTGAAAACGTGGACCGCATCATTGTCATGCAGCACGGCAAGATCATCGAGTCTGGCCACCATAGCGAGCTGATCACCAAGGGTGGCCAGTACGCCCACATGCATGCGGCGCAGTTTGCCGGGGATGATTCGTCGTCCGCCGCCAAAGCCTGA
- a CDS encoding NAD(P)/FAD-dependent oxidoreductase, whose translation MKQRILIIGAGFAGMWSALSAVRLLDMHDRTNVEIALIAPLAELHVRPRLYEQNPEAMKAPLQALFDAVGVRFIQGMVGRIDVEGHQVEVTNAAGETTLQGYDRLVLAAGSRLFRPQIAGLAEHAFNVDQLAEAVRLDEHIKALAQQPSSLARNTVVVAGGGFTGIETAAEMPARLREALGEDTPIRVIMVELNADIGPDLGPGPRPVIEEALGSLGVTWRLSTAVAAVDDHGVTLDNGERIEAATVIWTAGARASALTAQIPAERDAFGRLVVDDNLKVPGVADVYATGDCAHAATDDIGNHAMMSCQHAMALGRSAGNNAVADLLGVTPAAYRQPKYVTCLDLGPWGAVYTEGWDRQVVLRGAEAKSLKQQINSIWIYPPEADRAAALALADPARPVVA comes from the coding sequence ATGAAACAACGGATTCTCATTATTGGTGCTGGTTTTGCCGGCATGTGGAGCGCGCTGTCTGCCGTGCGCCTGCTGGATATGCATGACCGCACCAACGTGGAAATCGCACTGATCGCCCCGCTGGCGGAGCTGCACGTGCGCCCGCGGCTGTATGAACAAAACCCGGAGGCCATGAAAGCGCCGCTGCAAGCGCTGTTCGATGCGGTCGGCGTGCGGTTTATCCAGGGCATGGTGGGCCGGATTGACGTTGAAGGTCATCAGGTTGAAGTGACCAATGCGGCGGGTGAAACCACACTGCAAGGCTACGACCGGCTTGTGCTGGCCGCTGGCAGCCGCTTGTTCCGCCCGCAGATTGCCGGCCTGGCTGAGCATGCCTTCAACGTCGACCAGCTGGCCGAGGCGGTGCGGCTGGATGAGCACATCAAGGCGCTGGCGCAACAGCCGTCCTCGCTGGCGCGCAACACGGTGGTGGTGGCCGGCGGTGGCTTTACCGGTATCGAAACCGCAGCAGAAATGCCCGCCCGCCTGCGTGAGGCGCTGGGCGAGGACACGCCGATACGCGTGATCATGGTTGAGCTCAATGCCGATATCGGCCCCGACCTTGGCCCCGGCCCGCGTCCGGTGATTGAAGAAGCGCTGGGTTCGCTGGGTGTCACCTGGCGTTTGAGCACCGCCGTCGCCGCAGTGGATGACCATGGCGTCACGCTGGATAACGGCGAGCGCATTGAAGCTGCTACCGTGATCTGGACCGCCGGCGCCCGCGCCAGCGCACTGACGGCGCAAATCCCGGCCGAGCGCGATGCCTTTGGCCGCCTCGTGGTCGATGACAACCTCAAGGTGCCGGGCGTGGCCGACGTGTACGCCACCGGCGATTGTGCCCACGCGGCGACCGATGACATCGGCAACCACGCCATGATGTCCTGCCAGCACGCCATGGCGCTGGGGCGTTCGGCCGGCAACAATGCGGTAGCAGACCTTCTGGGTGTGACCCCGGCCGCCTACCGCCAGCCCAAGTACGTGACGTGTCTGGATCTGGGTCCGTGGGGCGCGGTGTACACCGAGGGCTGGGATCGTCAGGTGGTCTTGCGCGGGGCCGAAGCCAAATCGCTCAAGCAGCAGATCAACAGTATCTGGATCTACCCGCCGGAAGCCGATCGCGCCGCCGCGCTGGCACTGGCTGACCCGGCCCGCCCGGTCGTGGCGTGA
- a CDS encoding sugar O-acetyltransferase gives MAKESVKYQFADIGQNQEARQAVRESQRRFNDPATSDAERAALLPLLFGQADGATVTPPLFVAAGHNVRLGKKVFVNLGLTISGSAPVIIGDYTLIAPWVQIHSTTHPVDPWERQQVAFTAKPVTIGENVWIGAGAIICPGVTIGDHAVIGAGAVVTQDVPRCTLVAGNPATVVRALDEPDMATIYLKRQEE, from the coding sequence ATGGCCAAAGAATCGGTGAAGTACCAGTTTGCAGACATCGGGCAAAACCAGGAGGCCCGCCAGGCCGTGCGCGAGAGCCAGCGCCGCTTCAACGACCCCGCCACCTCTGATGCCGAACGCGCCGCACTGCTGCCGCTGTTGTTCGGCCAGGCCGACGGCGCCACCGTGACCCCGCCGTTGTTTGTCGCCGCCGGGCACAACGTGCGGCTGGGCAAGAAAGTCTTCGTCAACCTGGGGCTGACCATCTCGGGCAGCGCCCCGGTCATCATCGGCGACTACACCCTGATCGCTCCTTGGGTACAAATCCACAGCACCACCCACCCGGTCGACCCGTGGGAGCGCCAGCAAGTTGCCTTCACCGCCAAACCGGTGACCATTGGCGAGAACGTCTGGATCGGCGCCGGCGCCATCATCTGCCCCGGTGTCACCATTGGCGACCACGCCGTTATTGGTGCTGGCGCCGTCGTGACACAAGACGTTCCCCGCTGCACCCTTGTGGCTGGCAACCCGGCCACAGTGGTCAGAGCGCTGGATGAACCGGATATGGCGACGATTTATCTGAAGCGGCAGGAAGAGTAA
- a CDS encoding EVE domain-containing protein produces the protein MSTRPVHYWLMKSEPDEAGIDHLARDGKLGWFGVRNYQARNFMRDQMQVGDVVLFYHSSCPEPGIAGIAEVSSAAYPDPTQFEPDSKYFDPKSSRENPRWMQVDVKFVKKTRLMGLPEMRAMPELAEMQVLQRGNRLSITPVSRAEWDAISHKL, from the coding sequence ATGAGCACTCGTCCTGTTCACTACTGGCTGATGAAGTCAGAACCCGATGAAGCCGGGATTGATCACCTGGCGCGTGATGGCAAGCTGGGCTGGTTTGGCGTGCGCAATTATCAGGCGCGCAATTTCATGCGGGATCAGATGCAGGTGGGCGACGTGGTGCTGTTCTATCACTCCAGTTGCCCGGAGCCTGGTATTGCGGGGATTGCCGAAGTCAGCAGCGCGGCCTACCCGGACCCGACCCAGTTTGAGCCGGACTCCAAGTACTTTGATCCGAAATCCAGCCGCGAAAACCCGCGCTGGATGCAGGTGGACGTGAAGTTTGTGAAGAAAACCCGGCTGATGGGCTTGCCGGAAATGCGCGCCATGCCAGAACTGGCCGAGATGCAGGTGCTGCAGCGGGGCAACCGGTTGTCGATTACGCCGGTAAGCCGCGCCGAGTGGGACGCCATTAGCCACAAACTGTGA
- a CDS encoding DMT family transporter: protein MSETTLATPHEHADGRFRFGVILALCAATGFASKAIFVKLAYRYHVDAITLLTLRLALALPLFWLVKLVRRDDGPAMTRQDRWHLIGLGLAGYYLSSLFDFLGLVTVSASLERLILFLYPTFTVLLSAVFAHHAITRRVAGALVISYTGMLLVLWPELSAAQGTWLGIGQVFLSTLCYAVFLTFSPRVIARVGAMRFTENALTVSAAAMLTHFVLTRPFSALVLPWPVWAYAAVIALVATVFPIYALAAAMARIGAPRTAIIGSMGPILTIFLGVLILNEHLTPLQWLGTVVVMAGVWRISHKK from the coding sequence ATGTCTGAAACAACGCTGGCAACACCCCACGAACACGCAGATGGCCGCTTTCGCTTTGGCGTGATCCTGGCCCTGTGCGCCGCCACCGGTTTTGCCTCCAAAGCCATTTTTGTAAAGCTGGCCTACCGCTACCACGTTGACGCCATCACCTTGCTCACCTTGCGGCTGGCACTGGCCTTGCCCTTGTTCTGGCTGGTGAAACTGGTGCGGCGTGACGATGGCCCGGCCATGACCCGGCAAGACCGCTGGCATTTGATCGGCCTTGGGCTGGCGGGCTATTACCTCTCCAGCCTGTTTGATTTCCTGGGCCTCGTCACCGTCAGCGCCAGTCTGGAGCGGCTGATCCTGTTTCTGTACCCCACCTTTACCGTGCTGTTATCAGCCGTGTTTGCGCACCACGCCATCACCCGCCGCGTGGCCGGGGCGCTGGTGATCTCTTATACCGGCATGTTGCTGGTGCTGTGGCCGGAGTTGTCTGCCGCGCAAGGCACGTGGCTGGGGATTGGTCAGGTGTTCCTCAGCACCTTGTGCTACGCCGTGTTCCTGACTTTCAGTCCGCGCGTCATCGCCCGTGTGGGCGCCATGCGCTTTACGGAAAACGCGCTGACGGTCTCGGCTGCGGCCATGCTTACGCACTTTGTGCTGACGCGGCCCTTCTCGGCGCTGGTTTTGCCGTGGCCGGTGTGGGCTTATGCCGCAGTGATTGCGCTGGTGGCAACGGTATTCCCGATTTACGCGCTGGCCGCCGCCATGGCCCGCATTGGCGCGCCGCGCACCGCCATCATCGGCAGCATGGGGCCGATTCTGACCATTTTTCTGGGGGTGCTGATACTGAACGAGCACCTCACACCGCTACAATGGCTGGGCACGGTCGTCGTCATGGCCGGGGTCTGGCGCATCAGCCACAAGAAATGA
- a CDS encoding Hsp70 family protein codes for MNHPAVSQLAHPAATEAARACGIDFGTSNSTVGWVRPGAPLLLALEDGKTTLPSMLFFNIEEETVSYGRAALGEYLEGYEGRLMRSLKSILGTGLMDLQTEVQGRSLSFKHILGHFIAELKHRAEASAGRGFDSAVLGRPVHFVDDNPAADQLAQDVLAEIARAHGLKHVEFQYEPIAAAFDYESTLSREELTLIVDIGGGTSDFSLLRLSPERARKIDRFDDILANGGVHIGGTDFDKALSLSSIMPLLGYRSRLKNNSEVPSSYYFNLATWHTINFVYTRKIWTELQDVFRDSGTETRAVLDRLLNLIQRRTGHWLAMRAEETKIALSDTPSHRLALERIEDGLYHDISRQDFEGAIDGQITRIEDTVQQILSQAGLRADQIDTVFFTGGSSGVPLLRQRVGALLPAARHVEGDLFGSIGAGLAIDARRKFG; via the coding sequence TTGAATCATCCCGCTGTTTCGCAGTTAGCCCATCCCGCTGCCACTGAAGCCGCCCGCGCTTGCGGCATCGACTTTGGCACCTCCAACTCTACTGTCGGCTGGGTCCGCCCCGGCGCGCCGCTCCTGCTGGCGCTAGAAGACGGTAAAACCACCCTGCCTTCCATGCTGTTCTTCAATATCGAAGAAGAAACGGTCAGCTATGGCCGCGCAGCGCTGGGTGAGTATCTGGAAGGGTATGAAGGCCGGCTGATGCGTTCGCTCAAGAGCATTCTGGGCACCGGGCTGATGGATTTGCAGACCGAAGTGCAAGGCCGCTCGCTCTCGTTCAAGCACATCCTGGGGCATTTCATTGCCGAACTGAAACACCGCGCTGAAGCCTCTGCCGGGCGCGGTTTTGACAGCGCGGTGCTGGGCCGCCCGGTGCATTTTGTCGATGACAACCCCGCCGCTGACCAACTGGCGCAAGACGTGCTGGCCGAGATCGCCCGTGCACACGGCCTCAAGCATGTCGAATTCCAGTACGAACCGATTGCCGCCGCGTTTGACTATGAAAGCACGCTGTCGCGCGAAGAACTCACGCTGATTGTCGATATCGGCGGTGGTACGTCTGACTTCTCTTTGCTGCGCCTCTCGCCAGAGCGCGCGCGCAAGATTGACCGGTTCGACGACATCCTCGCCAACGGCGGTGTGCACATCGGCGGGACGGATTTTGACAAGGCGCTGAGCCTGTCGAGCATCATGCCGCTGCTGGGTTATCGCAGCCGCCTGAAGAACAACTCGGAAGTGCCGTCCAGTTATTACTTCAACCTGGCCACCTGGCACACCATCAACTTTGTCTACACGCGCAAGATCTGGACCGAACTGCAGGATGTGTTCCGCGATTCCGGAACCGAGACCCGCGCCGTGCTTGATCGCCTGCTGAACCTGATCCAGCGCCGCACCGGCCACTGGCTGGCCATGCGCGCCGAAGAAACCAAGATCGCCCTGTCGGATACGCCCAGCCACCGTCTGGCGCTGGAACGCATTGAAGACGGCCTGTACCACGATATCTCCCGCCAGGATTTCGAAGGCGCCATTGACGGCCAGATCACCCGCATTGAAGACACCGTGCAGCAGATCCTGAGCCAGGCCGGTTTGCGGGCGGACCAGATCGACACCGTGTTCTTCACTGGCGGTTCCAGCGGCGTGCCGCTGTTGCGCCAGCGCGTAGGTGCTTTGTTGCCGGCTGCGCGCCATGTGGAAGGCGATCTGTTCGGCAGCATTGGTGCCGGTCTGGCCATCGACGCCCGCCGCAAATTTGGCTGA